The following proteins are co-located in the Clostridiales bacterium genome:
- the ybaK gene encoding Cys-tRNA(Pro) deacylase, translating into MAGGKTNAVRLLDLKKVDYKLYEYDAPDGFLDGVSVAIATGFEPDKVYKTLVVQGVSREYYVCVIPVAHELDLKKAAKHFGEKKMDMIPAKDITKVTGYIKGGCSPVGMKKQFRTSIDESALKLERIVVSAGKVGLQMELPVQSLLDAVDAKLADLMI; encoded by the coding sequence ATGGCTGGCGGAAAAACAAATGCGGTAAGACTTTTAGATTTAAAGAAAGTGGACTATAAATTATATGAGTATGATGCGCCTGACGGGTTTTTGGACGGTGTATCGGTGGCTATCGCCACAGGCTTTGAACCGGATAAGGTTTATAAGACGCTTGTCGTTCAGGGAGTGAGCAGGGAATATTATGTCTGCGTCATACCTGTTGCCCATGAGCTTGATCTAAAAAAAGCGGCAAAGCATTTTGGAGAAAAAAAGATGGATATGATCCCCGCAAAAGATATCACTAAGGTAACGGGGTACATCAAAGGGGGCTGCTCGCCAGTAGGAATGAAAAAGCAGTTTCGAACGTCCATTGATGAAAGCGCCTTGAAACTGGAACGCATCGTTGTCAGCGCAGGTAAAGTTGGACTTCAGATGGAGCTGCCGGTGCAGAGTCTGCTTGATGCTGTGGATGCAAAGCTAGCGGATTTAATGATATAA
- a CDS encoding FeoB-associated Cys-rich membrane protein produces the protein MADFIIGSLVLLAVVLAILKIRRDRKNGSCCSGCSGCSGHTPSASCNAFSSFEEEARKSLKSDNK, from the coding sequence ATGGCAGATTTCATCATTGGCTCTCTTGTTTTGCTGGCAGTTGTGCTGGCAATCCTAAAGATCAGAAGGGACCGTAAAAACGGCAGCTGCTGCAGCGGATGCTCCGGCTGCTCCGGTCACACCCCCTCTGCAAGCTGCAATGCATTCAGCTCATTTGAGGAAGAAGCCAGAAAAAGCCTTAAGAGCGATAACAAGTAA
- the feoB gene encoding ferrous iron transport protein B has product MAIKIALAGNPNSGKTTMFNELTGSSQYVGNWPGVTVEKKEGKLRGHKDVIIQDLPGIYSLSPYTLEEVVTRNYLVNEKPDAIINIVDASNIERNLYLTTQLTEIGIPVIIALNMIDVVQKNGDVIDMKKLKDSLGCEVVETSALKGIGLKEVTQRAVNLAQAKANFEPKHTFSVPVEKALSQIEELIAGSDSNISSRWLAIKLFEHDEKVLSSISLSKEVLDKINGITAICESDLDDDGESIITNERYTYINSVIKTSLRKGSKSDMTPSDRIDRIVTNKWLALPIFAVVMFLVYYISISTVGAMGTDWVNDVLFGDIVPNGLGSFLASVGTSEWLYSLLMDGIVGGVGAVLGFLPQMLVLFLCLAILEDSGYMARIAFIMDRIFRRFGLSGKSFIPILIGTGCGIPGIMATRTIESENDRRMTIITTTFIPCSAKLPIIALIAGALFPESVWVGPSAYFVGIAAIIISGVILKKTKLFSGDPAPFVMELPSYHVPGVKSVFIHMLDRGKSFVKKAGTIILLATIVIWFLSTFGWNLQMVDIEDSILASIGRVIAPIFTPLGWGDWKAAVATVTGLIAKENVVGTFGILFGFAEVAEDGAEVWMNLQSSFTQLSAYTFLMFNLLCAPCFAAIGAGKTEFRSNKWTLIAVGYQCGFAYIASMIVYQLGMLFSGNGFGVGTAVAILLLIALLYLLFRKPGSPAKTRKSIESGRKVTA; this is encoded by the coding sequence ATGGCAATTAAAATTGCACTTGCCGGAAATCCCAACAGTGGGAAAACAACGATGTTTAATGAGCTTACCGGCAGTTCCCAGTACGTAGGAAACTGGCCGGGCGTTACTGTGGAAAAGAAAGAAGGAAAGCTGCGCGGACACAAGGATGTCATTATACAAGACCTGCCGGGAATTTATTCCCTTTCTCCTTACACTTTGGAAGAGGTCGTGACCAGAAATTATCTGGTTAATGAAAAGCCAGACGCAATTATTAATATTGTAGACGCTTCTAATATCGAGCGTAATCTTTATTTAACGACTCAGCTGACAGAAATCGGCATTCCTGTGATCATTGCACTCAATATGATTGACGTAGTTCAAAAAAACGGCGATGTCATCGATATGAAAAAGCTAAAAGATTCTCTAGGCTGCGAAGTTGTGGAGACATCGGCTTTAAAGGGAATCGGACTGAAAGAGGTAACCCAAAGAGCGGTAAACCTGGCGCAGGCAAAAGCTAACTTTGAACCAAAGCATACCTTTTCTGTACCGGTTGAAAAGGCCTTGTCCCAAATCGAAGAATTAATTGCAGGCAGTGACAGTAACATCAGCAGCCGGTGGCTGGCCATCAAGCTCTTTGAGCATGATGAAAAAGTATTGAGCAGTATTTCCCTTTCAAAAGAGGTTCTCGATAAAATCAACGGCATCACAGCAATCTGTGAAAGCGATCTGGACGATGACGGCGAAAGCATTATTACCAACGAGCGATATACATATATCAACAGTGTCATCAAAACCAGTCTTCGCAAAGGCAGCAAATCGGACATGACGCCATCGGATCGTATTGACAGAATCGTCACCAATAAGTGGCTGGCACTTCCTATTTTCGCAGTGGTCATGTTCCTGGTTTACTACATTTCCATTTCAACGGTAGGAGCTATGGGCACCGATTGGGTCAACGACGTTCTGTTTGGGGATATTGTTCCAAACGGACTGGGAAGCTTCTTAGCATCCGTCGGCACATCGGAATGGCTGTACTCTCTGCTGATGGATGGTATTGTCGGCGGCGTCGGCGCAGTACTGGGCTTTCTGCCTCAGATGCTGGTGCTCTTTCTCTGTCTCGCAATCCTGGAGGACAGCGGATATATGGCGAGGATTGCCTTTATTATGGACCGGATCTTCAGACGCTTCGGCTTATCCGGAAAATCCTTTATTCCGATTCTGATCGGAACAGGCTGCGGGATTCCCGGCATTATGGCAACCAGAACCATTGAAAGTGAAAATGATCGCCGGATGACCATTATCACCACAACCTTTATTCCTTGCAGTGCAAAGCTTCCCATTATCGCTTTGATTGCCGGCGCGCTGTTCCCCGAATCAGTATGGGTCGGTCCATCCGCTTATTTCGTGGGAATTGCAGCGATCATCATATCGGGTGTAATCCTGAAAAAAACGAAGTTATTCTCGGGAGACCCTGCACCCTTTGTAATGGAACTTCCTTCCTACCATGTGCCCGGAGTGAAAAGTGTTTTCATCCACATGCTGGATCGAGGCAAGTCCTTTGTAAAAAAAGCGGGAACCATCATTCTGCTGGCGACAATCGTAATTTGGTTCCTCAGTACCTTTGGATGGAACCTCCAAATGGTTGACATTGAAGATTCCATCCTGGCTTCCATCGGAAGAGTCATCGCTCCGATATTTACACCGCTTGGCTGGGGTGACTGGAAAGCAGCAGTCGCTACGGTTACCGGTTTGATCGCAAAAGAAAATGTTGTTGGTACTTTCGGTATCCTGTTCGGCTTTGCTGAAGTTGCCGAAGACGGCGCAGAAGTTTGGATGAATTTGCAGAGCTCCTTTACACAGCTATCCGCTTATACCTTCCTGATGTTCAATCTGCTTTGCGCTCCTTGCTTCGCTGCAATCGGTGCCGGGAAGACCGAGTTCCGTTCCAACAAATGGACGCTCATCGCAGTGGGATATCAGTGCGGCTTTGCTTACATCGCCTCCATGATTGTATATCAACTCGGTATGCTTTTCAGCGGCAACGGATTTGGAGTCGGTACTGCTGTGGCAATCCTACTTCTGATCGCATTGCTCTATCTGCTGTTTAGAAAGCCGGGCAGCCCAGCAAAAACCCGCAAGTCCATTGAATCAGGACGTAAAGTAACTGCATAA
- a CDS encoding ferrous iron transport protein A — translation MKTLKSTPIGETVTVLKLDGEGAVKRRIMDMGITKGARIFIKKVAPLGDPIEITVRGYELTLRKDDAEKIIVE, via the coding sequence ATGAAAACTTTAAAGAGCACGCCCATCGGCGAAACGGTCACCGTTTTGAAGCTCGACGGAGAGGGTGCGGTGAAAAGAAGAATCATGGATATGGGCATCACAAAAGGCGCTCGCATCTTTATTAAAAAGGTAGCCCCTTTGGGAGACCCTATTGAAATTACCGTAAGAGGTTACGAGCTAACGCTGCGTAAGGATGATGCGGAAAAAATCATAGTAGAGTAG
- a CDS encoding ferrous iron transport protein A has translation MPLSMMRSGEKNTIKKINGKDDTKRFLESLGFVVGSTVTVVSEIGGNMILNIKDTRVALDKSMATRIIV, from the coding sequence ATGCCACTATCAATGATGAGATCCGGTGAGAAGAATACCATTAAGAAGATCAACGGGAAGGATGATACGAAGCGATTTTTGGAAAGCCTCGGGTTTGTCGTAGGCAGTACCGTTACCGTTGTATCTGAAATCGGAGGAAACATGATCCTCAATATTAAGGATACCAGGGTAGCACTGGATAAATCCATGGCGACACGGATCATCGTATAG
- a CDS encoding transcriptional repressor gives MKLKLSFNLCHCLRQEDGMNNTISYKTRQKDQVMEWLMQNKERHITADEIMEGLNQKSMRVGKATIYRHLDRLVSEGIIRKYFVDDGKSPSYQYQYVGSAETCSHHYHLKCLDCGRLIHLDCKYLWGMDSHIKDHHDFHVDHIKTVLYGQCGACAEKKACGCYDEKQSCESCADKRAGESYAGKEEGENE, from the coding sequence ATGAAACTGAAACTCAGTTTCAATTTGTGCCATTGTTTACGGCAGGAGGACGGTATGAACAACACCATTTCTTATAAAACAAGGCAAAAGGATCAGGTCATGGAATGGCTGATGCAGAATAAAGAGCGGCATATCACCGCAGATGAGATTATGGAAGGCTTGAATCAAAAAAGTATGAGAGTTGGGAAGGCCACCATTTATAGACATCTGGATCGGCTGGTATCGGAAGGAATCATCCGAAAATATTTTGTGGATGATGGGAAAAGCCCCAGTTACCAATATCAATATGTGGGTTCTGCTGAGACCTGCTCCCATCACTATCACTTGAAGTGCCTGGATTGCGGCAGGCTGATCCATCTGGACTGCAAGTACCTTTGGGGAATGGATTCCCATATAAAGGATCACCACGATTTTCACGTGGATCACATCAAGACCGTTCTGTATGGACAGTGCGGAGCCTGTGCGGAGAAGAAAGCGTGCGGATGCTATGATGAGAAACAATCGTGTGAATCGTGCGCGGATAAACGAGCAGGTGAATCGTATGCGGGAAAAGAAGAAGGAGAGAATGAATGA
- a CDS encoding zinc ABC transporter substrate-binding protein, with protein MKKTGIGKILEVVVTAALAAALLLTGCSQAEQAPSGEGRGAPVSNETESHKPQVIATLFPQYDFAKQIAGDKADVILLLPPGSESHSYEPTPSDMIKIHKADVFLYTGESMEAWSHKLTQGLESDNSKCLVVDVSRGVPLVRTADIEKEHEHEHADGDHSDGEHPESEHSHIYDPHIWTDPQLAKIMVLNILEGLCSADPENADVYRANAAEYVKELDGLDQEFKTIINNAKRNEVIFGSRFAFYYFVKRYGLDYESAFDSCSAETEPSARTVKLLIDEIKEKKIPVIFYAELEEPKTAKALSTETGAKLLMLHSCHNVTKDEWERGATYLSLMKQNAENLKEGLSQ; from the coding sequence ATGAAGAAAACGGGAATCGGAAAAATACTGGAAGTGGTGGTTACGGCTGCTTTGGCGGCTGCACTTCTGCTTACGGGTTGCTCCCAAGCGGAACAAGCTCCTTCCGGAGAAGGCCGTGGTGCACCGGTGTCAAATGAGACGGAAAGCCATAAGCCGCAAGTGATTGCTACGTTATTTCCTCAATATGACTTTGCAAAACAAATTGCAGGAGACAAAGCCGATGTAATACTGCTATTGCCCCCGGGATCAGAAAGCCATTCTTACGAGCCGACCCCTTCTGACATGATAAAAATTCATAAGGCCGACGTGTTTCTTTATACGGGAGAAAGCATGGAGGCATGGTCACATAAACTTACCCAGGGCCTTGAGAGTGATAACTCAAAATGCTTGGTTGTAGATGTTTCCAGGGGAGTTCCTCTTGTCAGGACTGCAGATATCGAGAAGGAGCATGAGCATGAACATGCAGATGGGGATCATTCGGATGGGGAACATCCTGAAAGTGAACATTCCCACATTTATGATCCCCATATTTGGACAGATCCACAGCTTGCTAAGATCATGGTATTAAATATTCTGGAAGGGCTGTGCAGTGCGGATCCTGAAAACGCAGACGTTTATAGAGCAAACGCCGCTGAATACGTAAAAGAGCTGGATGGGCTTGATCAGGAATTCAAAACGATCATTAACAACGCAAAACGGAACGAGGTTATTTTTGGAAGCAGATTTGCATTTTATTATTTTGTGAAACGGTATGGCTTAGACTATGAATCAGCGTTTGATTCCTGCTCTGCAGAAACAGAACCCAGCGCAAGAACTGTTAAGCTCTTGATCGATGAAATCAAGGAAAAGAAAATCCCCGTTATTTTTTATGCGGAGCTGGAAGAGCCTAAAACGGCCAAGGCACTAAGCACTGAGACCGGTGCAAAGCTGCTGATGCTCCATTCCTGCCATAACGTTACAAAGGATGAATGGGAGCGCGGCGCAACTTACCTTTCTCTGATGAAGCAAAATGCGGAAAACCTCAAGGAGGGTCTGAGTCAATGA
- a CDS encoding metal ABC transporter ATP-binding protein, with protein MTQISVRDVMISYEKRPVISGLSFDVKQGDYLCIVGENGSGKTTLMKGLLGLLPLKKGEICYGDGVKSSQIGYLPQQTLVQKDFPASVQEVVLSGCLNRMGLRPFFAGNEKRRAAEKMKELGIDHLKNRSYKMLSGGQQQRVLLARALCAAEKIILLDEPFSGLDPIVTAEFYKIINRLNEQGITVLMITHDVKAAAEYGGKILHLGATDDFFGTTEEYRRSEIGTRFLQQEGGAQHV; from the coding sequence ATGACACAAATCAGCGTTAGAGACGTAATGATAAGCTATGAAAAGCGGCCTGTGATCAGCGGACTCAGCTTTGATGTGAAGCAAGGTGATTATCTCTGTATCGTAGGGGAAAACGGCTCTGGAAAAACGACCCTGATGAAGGGACTGCTCGGGCTGCTGCCGCTGAAAAAGGGAGAAATCTGCTATGGAGATGGAGTAAAATCCAGCCAAATCGGATACCTGCCGCAGCAAACCCTGGTGCAAAAGGATTTCCCTGCATCGGTACAGGAGGTTGTACTGTCCGGTTGTCTGAACCGGATGGGTTTGCGGCCGTTTTTTGCAGGGAACGAGAAGCGAAGAGCCGCGGAAAAAATGAAAGAGCTTGGGATCGACCATTTGAAAAACCGCTCCTATAAAATGCTTTCGGGAGGGCAGCAGCAAAGAGTTTTGCTTGCACGGGCGCTTTGTGCCGCAGAGAAGATCATTCTGCTGGATGAACCCTTTTCCGGCTTGGACCCCATCGTTACCGCCGAATTCTATAAAATTATCAATCGATTGAATGAGCAGGGAATTACCGTATTGATGATCACCCATGATGTAAAAGCCGCTGCAGAATATGGCGGGAAGATTTTGCATCTTGGAGCCACCGATGATTTCTTCGGAACAACAGAAGAATATCGTAGGAGCGAAATTGGCACCCGGTTCTTGCAGCAGGAGGGAGGGGCTCAGCATGTTTGA
- a CDS encoding metal ABC transporter permease: MFDLFIELFSYSFLQRAFLVGIIVALCSALLGVSLVLKRYSMIGDGLSHVGFGSLSIAMALNLAPLKVSIPVVVVSAFLLLRISENSKIRGDAAIAIISSSSIAIGVLITSLTTGMNTDVYNFLFGSILAMSREDVVLSMALSAVVLLLFIFFYHKIFAVTFDENFARATGTNAGLYNMLIALLTAVTIVVGMRIMGSLLISSLIIFPALSAMRIFRSFRGVVFTAAVVSVICFVCGMVISYGFDTPAGASIVAVNLAVFLICCLLGMIPRGEEA; the protein is encoded by the coding sequence ATGTTTGATTTATTTATTGAGCTATTTTCCTATTCCTTTCTTCAGCGTGCCTTTCTTGTGGGGATTATTGTAGCGCTTTGTTCAGCCCTTCTGGGAGTCAGCTTGGTGCTCAAACGGTATTCCATGATCGGAGACGGTCTTTCCCACGTAGGGTTTGGGTCTCTCTCCATTGCAATGGCGCTGAACCTAGCACCGCTGAAGGTCTCGATACCCGTTGTTGTGGTTTCTGCGTTTTTGCTGCTTCGAATCAGTGAAAACAGCAAAATAAGAGGAGATGCGGCAATTGCCATCATCTCCAGCAGTTCCATTGCGATTGGTGTGCTGATTACCTCACTGACCACGGGAATGAATACGGACGTCTATAATTTCCTGTTTGGCAGCATCCTGGCTATGAGCCGGGAGGATGTAGTTCTGAGCATGGCTTTGTCAGCCGTTGTACTCCTGCTGTTTATCTTCTTTTATCATAAGATCTTCGCGGTAACCTTTGATGAAAACTTCGCGAGGGCAACGGGTACGAATGCAGGGCTTTACAACATGCTCATCGCCCTATTAACAGCGGTGACCATCGTGGTGGGCATGCGGATTATGGGATCACTGTTGATCTCCAGCCTGATTATCTTCCCGGCATTGTCTGCCATGAGAATCTTCCGCAGCTTTCGGGGGGTGGTGTTCACAGCTGCTGTGGTTTCTGTTATCTGCTTCGTATGCGGAATGGTAATCTCCTATGGCTTCGACACTCCTGCAGGCGCCAGCATCGTGGCTGTGAATCTTGCTGTTTTTCTCATCTGCTGTCTGCTAGGCATGATTCCCAGAGGTGAGGAGGCGTAA
- a CDS encoding peptidoglycan-binding protein, which translates to MRNRYYYRNQVDQGRIQVNVSVLDVGRPADAAVVRITPRNGENIVEEMMTDTSGQTPITELPAPPLEFSQVPGSPMPYSEYDVYVTMEGYKPVRVEGTQILPDALAIQNVNLEPVEAPPAGPENIPIQPHTLYGIFPPKIPESEVKPLPDSSGFVVLPQPVVPEFVVVHLGVPTDSSARNVWVTFQDYIKNVASCEIYSTWPEETIKANVLAILSFTMNRIYTEWYRGRGFDFTITNSTAFDQAFNYGRNIFDNISMIVDDLFTTYITRPGIRQPLLTQYCDGTRVQCPGWLTQWGSKYLGDQGYDSISILRNFYGQDVFLMAAERVSGVPVSYPGAILQLGSTGPAVRTIQEQLNAISNNYPAINKMRVDGEFGEQTRTAVETFQGIFNLPRSGIVDFATWYKISAIYVAVTRMAEL; encoded by the coding sequence ATGAGAAACCGATATTATTATAGAAACCAGGTGGATCAAGGAAGGATTCAAGTTAACGTATCCGTCCTTGATGTTGGCCGGCCTGCGGACGCAGCAGTCGTTCGGATCACGCCGCGAAACGGAGAAAACATCGTCGAAGAGATGATGACCGATACTTCAGGTCAAACACCGATCACGGAACTGCCTGCCCCTCCTCTTGAATTCTCGCAAGTTCCGGGCTCGCCCATGCCTTATTCAGAATATGATGTTTATGTTACTATGGAAGGATATAAACCGGTACGAGTGGAGGGAACCCAAATTTTGCCTGACGCTCTGGCCATCCAGAATGTCAATCTGGAACCAGTTGAAGCACCTCCCGCAGGACCAGAGAATATACCGATCCAGCCCCACACCCTTTACGGCATCTTTCCGCCCAAAATACCGGAAAGCGAAGTCAAGCCGCTGCCCGATTCATCGGGCTTTGTGGTGCTGCCTCAGCCGGTGGTTCCGGAGTTTGTTGTGGTTCATCTGGGCGTCCCAACCGATTCCTCTGCCCGGAATGTCTGGGTGACCTTCCAAGACTACATAAAGAATGTAGCCAGCTGCGAAATCTACTCCACATGGCCGGAAGAAACCATCAAAGCCAACGTTCTCGCCATCCTCTCCTTTACCATGAATCGAATCTATACCGAATGGTACCGGGGCAGAGGCTTTGATTTTACCATCACAAACTCAACCGCCTTCGATCAGGCATTTAATTACGGCAGAAATATTTTTGACAATATTTCTATGATCGTAGATGATCTCTTTACCACCTACATTACCCGGCCTGGTATCCGTCAGCCGCTTCTAACGCAATATTGTGATGGAACAAGGGTTCAATGCCCGGGATGGCTCACCCAATGGGGGTCCAAATATCTAGGAGATCAGGGCTATGACTCAATCTCAATTCTAAGAAATTTTTATGGTCAGGATGTGTTTCTCATGGCTGCGGAACGGGTCTCCGGGGTACCGGTCTCCTATCCCGGTGCGATTTTACAGTTGGGTTCCACCGGCCCTGCTGTGAGAACCATACAGGAGCAGCTGAATGCAATCTCGAACAATTACCCAGCGATTAATAAGATGCGTGTTGACGGAGAATTCGGAGAGCAGACAAGAACCGCTGTAGAAACCTTCCAGGGAATTTTTAATTTACCCAGATCGGGCATTGTAGATTTTGCAACCTGGTATAAAATATCCGCCATCTACGTGGCTGTCACGAGAATGGCGGAACTATAG